Below is a genomic region from Polluticoccus soli.
TTCCTGAGGCTGCGCCCGGCAAACTTCCCAACCATACGCATAGCACAGTTTGCAGCGCTGGTGCACAGGTCGGTTCACCTCTTCTCGCAAATAGTGGAGACACATACAGTGAAGGAGATACAACCACTGCTGGAAGTAGCGGTGAGCGCGTATTGGAAAGATCACTTCACGTTTGACGAAGCACAAGAGGGAACCACCAATAAGAAACTTGGGAATTCTTCGATAGAGAACATCGTCATCAATACTATAGCACCTATACAGTTCCTCTATGCAAGTAAGCATGGCAATGCACAGCAGCAGGAACGCGCCCTTCAGTTACTGGATGCAGTACCGGCTGAGGACAACAACATCCTCAAAATGTGGAAAGAAAGCAACTGGACCGCGCAAAATGCGGCACAATCTCAATCGCTGCTTCAGCTTTACAATAACTATTGTGCAAATAAACGTTGTCTCGACTGTGCTATCGGCCTAAGCATCATAAGATCAGGGCCAAACAAATAGCACTGTCTTCTTACAGTCAGGATGGAGGCTCTCTAACACGGGACAGGTAAGCGCTGCGTGTTCCAATAGCTTCTTCTCTTTATCGGTATACGTCTGTGTCTTAGGAAAGTAAAGATTCACTTTGACCTCGCCGATCCTCCTTGGGTTGGCTACCATGATCTTCTCGATCTCGCACTCTACACCATCTATTACGATGTTGTGAGCGTTGGCTGTAATGCCCATCACGGTCACCATACACGAAGCCAATGCAGTGGCTACTAGGTCTGTAG
It encodes:
- a CDS encoding OsmC family protein; its protein translation is MTSKVVYTGGLRATATHLRSGSEIETDAPTDNNGKGERFSPTDLVATALASCMVTVMGITANAHNIVIDGVECEIEKIMVANPRRIGEVKVNLYFPKTQTYTDKEKKLLEHAALTCPVLESLHPDCKKTVLFVWP